The proteins below are encoded in one region of Caulobacter henricii:
- a CDS encoding response regulator transcription factor, translated as MTPRRMIHIVDDEEAIRRSAGFMLKTSGYAVSTYASGDAFLQGARDAEPGCVLLDVRMPGMDGLEVQKVMAERGIAMPVVVLTGHGDVTLAVRAMKGGAVDFIEKPFEKTVLLSAITAAFERLDDADARAARASDAAIAIAALTAREQDVLRGMAKGLPNKTIAFDLDISPRTVEVHRANLMAKLQVKTLSEALRIAFAAGLKEEA; from the coding sequence ATGACTCCTAGGCGGATGATCCATATCGTCGATGACGAAGAGGCGATCCGTCGCTCGGCGGGGTTCATGCTGAAGACCTCGGGCTATGCCGTTTCGACCTATGCGTCGGGCGACGCCTTCCTGCAGGGGGCCCGCGATGCCGAGCCCGGCTGTGTTCTGCTCGACGTGCGGATGCCGGGCATGGATGGCCTGGAGGTCCAGAAGGTCATGGCCGAACGCGGTATCGCCATGCCGGTGGTCGTGCTGACCGGCCATGGCGATGTCACCCTGGCCGTGCGGGCCATGAAGGGCGGCGCGGTCGACTTCATCGAGAAGCCGTTCGAAAAGACCGTTTTGCTGAGCGCCATAACAGCCGCCTTTGAGCGTCTGGATGACGCCGATGCCCGGGCGGCTCGGGCCAGCGACGCCGCCATTGCCATAGCCGCCCTGACCGCTCGGGAGCAGGACGTCCTGCGGGGCATGGCCAAGGGTCTTCCCAACAAGACCATCGCCTTTGACCTCGATATCTCGCCCCGCACGGTCGAGGTCCACAGGGCCAATCTGATGGCCAAGCTGCAGGTCAAGACCCTGTCCGAAGCGCTGCGGATCGCCTTCGCCGCCGGACTGAAGGAAGAAGCCTAA
- a CDS encoding acetate--CoA ligase family protein, whose product MSPPILSALLAPASVAVIGGSDRQGSVGEVVVENILAGGFAGTVFLINPRPLSVPGTTWVAQIADLPQPPDLAIVVVPAAAAPGAIAELGAAGVRVAVILSAGLTEANGLRQAVLDAARPHGLRLVGPNGLGLLAPHARLNASFARGTPLAGGLALISQSGALISGLVDWATTRQLGFSGIVSVGDMADIDLADLIDLFAADPRTDAILLYIEGVTRGARFMAAAQAAARLKPVIALKAGRNPASGRAVRSHTGALAGAYDVHACAFERAGIVQVESLTDLFDAAAVLRGGPELQGELQGERLAIVTNGGGAGILALDAMTAGTGVLADLSPQTLEQLSSALPAGWSHGNPVDLIGDAPVERYRAALDAVLADDGVDAVLVMNCPTALLDPRDIAQGVAAAVVAARGRGILKPVIACWLGDTNQDIAGPILSAAGIAMFGAPDTAIRGFGHLIAAHKAAARLSAPPAASEPRQDRPSAARALIATARAEGRSLLNEIEAKALLDAFGVSTVPTRLAATPAEVSAVCAGLAPPYAVKIVSPQIVHKSDVGGVVLNLPDAQAAVEAAEAIAARVATACPGAVITGFAVQTMVAPGRAHEVIVGLAPDPTFGPVLMVGAGGKAVEVIRDHALGLPPLNGAAALAMLARTRISRLLAGYRDEPAADIAGIVATLEALSAIATELPEVLELDINPLRVDAHGVMALDARVVISLDPAPASRLVLPA is encoded by the coding sequence ATGTCACCCCCCATCCTGTCCGCCCTGCTCGCCCCGGCCTCGGTCGCGGTGATCGGCGGCTCTGACCGCCAGGGCTCCGTCGGTGAGGTCGTGGTCGAAAACATCCTGGCAGGTGGATTTGCCGGCACCGTCTTCCTGATCAATCCCCGCCCCCTCTCCGTACCAGGCACGACCTGGGTGGCGCAGATCGCCGATCTGCCTCAGCCCCCCGACCTGGCCATTGTGGTGGTGCCCGCCGCCGCCGCGCCAGGGGCGATCGCCGAGCTGGGAGCCGCCGGTGTCCGGGTCGCCGTGATCCTGTCGGCGGGCCTGACCGAGGCCAATGGCCTGCGCCAGGCGGTGCTGGATGCCGCCAGGCCCCATGGCCTCCGCCTCGTCGGTCCCAACGGCCTGGGGCTCCTGGCCCCCCATGCCCGCCTCAACGCCTCCTTCGCCCGCGGCACGCCCCTGGCCGGGGGCCTGGCCCTGATCTCCCAGAGCGGGGCCCTGATCAGTGGCCTGGTCGACTGGGCCACGACCCGGCAGCTGGGCTTTTCCGGGATCGTCTCGGTCGGCGACATGGCCGATATCGATCTCGCCGACCTGATAGACCTGTTCGCCGCCGATCCCCGGACCGATGCCATCCTGCTCTATATCGAGGGCGTCACACGCGGGGCCCGGTTCATGGCCGCCGCCCAGGCCGCGGCGCGCCTCAAGCCGGTCATTGCCCTGAAGGCCGGACGCAACCCCGCCAGCGGTAGGGCCGTCCGCTCCCATACCGGGGCCCTGGCCGGGGCCTATGACGTGCATGCCTGCGCCTTCGAGCGAGCGGGAATCGTGCAGGTCGAAAGCCTCACCGACCTGTTCGATGCCGCCGCCGTCCTGCGGGGGGGACCCGAGCTCCAGGGCGAGCTCCAGGGCGAGCGCCTGGCGATCGTCACCAATGGCGGCGGAGCCGGCATTTTGGCGCTCGATGCCATGACAGCCGGCACCGGTGTCCTGGCCGACCTGTCGCCCCAGACTCTGGAGCAGCTGAGTTCCGCCCTGCCCGCAGGATGGTCACATGGCAATCCGGTGGACCTGATCGGCGACGCGCCGGTCGAGCGCTATCGTGCCGCCCTGGATGCGGTCCTGGCCGATGACGGGGTCGATGCCGTGCTGGTGATGAACTGCCCCACCGCCCTGCTTGACCCCCGCGATATCGCCCAGGGCGTAGCGGCCGCTGTCGTGGCCGCGCGAGGGCGCGGGATCCTCAAGCCGGTCATCGCCTGCTGGCTGGGGGACACCAACCAGGACATAGCCGGCCCGATTCTCAGTGCCGCCGGCATTGCGATGTTCGGGGCACCGGACACGGCGATCCGGGGCTTTGGCCATCTGATCGCCGCCCACAAGGCGGCCGCCCGGTTGTCTGCCCCCCCTGCCGCGTCCGAGCCGCGCCAGGACCGGCCCTCCGCGGCCCGGGCCCTGATTGCCACGGCCCGGGCCGAAGGCCGCAGCCTGCTCAACGAGATCGAGGCCAAGGCCCTGCTGGACGCCTTTGGCGTCAGCACGGTCCCGACCCGACTGGCGGCCACCCCTGCGGAGGTCAGCGCCGTCTGCGCCGGTCTGGCACCGCCCTATGCCGTCAAGATCGTCTCGCCCCAGATCGTTCACAAGTCCGACGTCGGGGGCGTGGTCCTGAATCTTCCGGATGCCCAGGCGGCCGTCGAAGCTGCCGAGGCCATCGCGGCCCGCGTGGCGACGGCCTGTCCCGGCGCGGTGATCACCGGCTTTGCCGTCCAGACCATGGTTGCGCCGGGCCGGGCCCATGAAGTGATCGTCGGTCTGGCACCGGACCCCACCTTTGGTCCGGTCCTGATGGTCGGGGCCGGCGGCAAGGCCGTCGAGGTCATCCGGGACCACGCCCTGGGTCTGCCGCCCCTCAACGGCGCAGCGGCCCTGGCCATGCTGGCGCGGACCCGGATTTCGCGCCTCCTGGCCGGTTATCGCGACGAGCCCGCGGCCGATATCGCCGGGATCGTTGCCACTCTGGAGGCGCTTTCGGCCATAGCCACAGAGCTCCCGGAGGTCCTGGAACTGGACATCAACCCCCTTCGGGTTGATGCCCATGGGGTCATGGCCCTGGACGCGCGGGTCGTGATCAGCCTGGATCCGGCACCGGCTTCTCGCCTGGTCCTGCCCGCCTGA
- a CDS encoding response regulator, translated as MTQALSKLEDRARLLLVEDDAGVRRSLQLLLHGRGFEVRAYASGLALLADPTALGAVCLVADYRMPDIDGVLILKRLRALGWDGEALMITAFPTTELLDAAETAGFSRVIEKPMPGSVLVEAVERAMAAH; from the coding sequence ATGACGCAAGCGCTTTCCAAACTTGAAGACCGCGCGCGGCTGCTGCTGGTTGAGGACGACGCCGGCGTCCGCCGCTCGCTGCAACTGTTGCTACACGGTCGCGGATTCGAGGTCCGAGCCTATGCTTCGGGTCTTGCCCTGCTGGCGGACCCGACGGCTTTGGGGGCTGTCTGCCTGGTGGCCGACTACCGCATGCCCGACATCGATGGCGTTCTGATCCTGAAGCGCCTGCGGGCGCTGGGCTGGGACGGCGAGGCCCTGATGATCACGGCCTTTCCGACGACGGAACTGCTGGATGCGGCCGAGACGGCGGGCTTTAGCCGGGTGATTGAGAAGCCCATGCCGGGCTCCGTCCTGGTCGAGGCTGTCGAGCGGGCGATGGCGGCGCACTAG
- a CDS encoding NAD(P)H-dependent oxidoreductase, protein MKHAIILAHPRSGSFCATLAKTCADHLRAGGHEVVVRDLYALDFDPRLKAEELPMANGARPAADIVMERELVADVDGFIFVYPFWFNAPPAILKGYVDRVFSMGFGYAPGLGGTESLLDGKTLLSFSTSGAPEDWVKDTGALKALMTVFDLHLAGVCGLRVLDHCHFGSIVSNMTDESRDELLDRMRSSLDDLFAPAGG, encoded by the coding sequence ATGAAACACGCCATCATCCTCGCTCACCCAAGGTCCGGCAGTTTCTGCGCGACCCTGGCCAAAACCTGCGCGGACCATCTGCGCGCCGGCGGCCATGAGGTGGTGGTGCGGGATCTCTATGCCCTGGACTTCGATCCGCGCCTGAAGGCCGAGGAACTGCCGATGGCGAACGGGGCCCGGCCGGCCGCCGACATCGTCATGGAACGCGAGCTGGTGGCGGACGTCGACGGCTTCATCTTCGTCTATCCGTTCTGGTTCAATGCGCCGCCGGCCATTCTGAAGGGCTATGTCGACCGGGTGTTCAGCATGGGCTTTGGCTATGCCCCGGGCCTCGGCGGCACCGAGTCCCTGCTGGACGGCAAGACCCTGCTCAGCTTTTCCACCTCGGGCGCACCGGAAGACTGGGTGAAGGACACCGGAGCCCTGAAGGCCCTGATGACGGTCTTCGATTTGCACCTGGCGGGCGTCTGCGGCCTGCGGGTCCTCGACCACTGCCACTTCGGGTCCATCGTCTCCAACATGACCGACGAGTCGCGCGACGAGCTGCTCGATCGCATGCGCTCCAGCCTGGACGACCTGTTCGCCCCCGCAGGGGGCTAG
- a CDS encoding GMC oxidoreductase — protein MAFIDARTLPDASRIDADLIIVGGGMAGITLARELAGGPIRVALLESGGREIEMESQALYTGTATIRGPGNADRPFNDYPVQSRIRALGGSGHVWGGKCAPLDPADLAKRDWAPWSGWPMTREQLQPFYDRACDLLGIPHFGTDTPVLQDPARRPLDLDPQDGFFPAPRYFSNISGGADKAAFDAFRTGFADASNITVYLYANVTQVRLAARGDRVEGLDVACLDGKRHTAKARTYVLATGGIENVRLMLASNRVRREGVGNRHDLVGRFFQGHVTYSMDGDAETEGSAVNIARSDSLALYVPPGRAQAHCVIGSGLSGQTRMKAGNFTLTLYNGGPPGSGTPTQAETRAIRQVATRMDRGQAEGQLLGCFAMTEHFPNPESRITLDPVKVDALGMPQIRLDWTYSEADWTSFERSTAGMGDTLGASGQGRLCWPIQRQDYVAISSASRHHMGTTRMHADPRQGVVDADCRVHDTTNLYVTGSSVFPTSGIANPTLTLLALTLRLADHLKLEMGATR, from the coding sequence ATGGCTTTCATCGACGCCCGAACCTTGCCTGACGCCAGCCGGATCGATGCTGATCTGATCATCGTCGGTGGCGGCATGGCTGGCATTACCCTGGCCCGCGAACTCGCGGGCGGCCCGATCAGGGTCGCCCTGCTGGAGAGCGGCGGCCGCGAGATCGAGATGGAGAGCCAGGCGCTCTACACGGGCACTGCCACGATCCGTGGGCCTGGAAACGCCGATCGTCCCTTCAACGACTATCCGGTCCAGTCCCGGATCCGGGCCCTGGGGGGATCAGGCCATGTCTGGGGCGGCAAGTGCGCGCCGCTCGATCCCGCGGACTTAGCCAAGCGCGACTGGGCCCCCTGGAGCGGCTGGCCGATGACCCGCGAGCAGCTGCAACCGTTCTATGACCGGGCCTGCGACCTGCTGGGCATCCCGCATTTCGGGACCGACACCCCCGTTCTGCAGGACCCGGCCCGCCGGCCACTCGACCTGGATCCTCAGGACGGCTTCTTTCCGGCCCCCCGCTATTTCTCGAACATTTCGGGCGGAGCCGACAAGGCAGCCTTTGACGCCTTCCGCACCGGCTTCGCAGACGCCTCCAACATCACGGTCTATCTCTATGCCAACGTCACCCAGGTGCGGCTGGCGGCCAGGGGCGACCGGGTCGAGGGCCTGGATGTGGCCTGTCTTGACGGCAAGCGACACACCGCCAAGGCCCGGACCTATGTGCTGGCGACCGGTGGCATCGAGAATGTCCGTCTGATGCTGGCCTCCAACCGGGTCCGCCGCGAGGGCGTCGGCAATCGCCATGACCTTGTCGGCCGCTTCTTTCAGGGCCACGTCACCTATTCCATGGACGGCGACGCCGAGACCGAGGGCTCGGCCGTCAATATCGCCCGGTCCGATTCCCTGGCGCTCTATGTTCCGCCCGGGCGCGCCCAGGCCCATTGCGTGATCGGTAGCGGTCTGAGCGGACAGACCCGCATGAAGGCCGGCAACTTTACCCTGACCCTGTACAATGGCGGTCCGCCGGGTTCGGGAACGCCGACCCAGGCCGAAACCCGGGCCATCCGCCAGGTCGCCACCCGGATGGATCGCGGCCAGGCTGAAGGCCAACTTCTGGGCTGCTTCGCCATGACCGAGCATTTCCCCAATCCCGAGAGCCGCATCACCCTCGATCCGGTCAAGGTCGACGCCCTGGGCATGCCGCAGATCAGGCTGGACTGGACCTATTCCGAGGCCGACTGGACCAGCTTCGAGCGCTCCACCGCCGGCATGGGTGATACCCTGGGCGCGTCCGGCCAGGGCCGGCTCTGCTGGCCAATTCAGAGACAGGACTATGTCGCCATATCCAGTGCGTCACGCCACCATATGGGCACGACCCGGATGCATGCCGATCCCCGTCAGGGCGTGGTCGATGCCGATTGCCGGGTCCACGACACGACCAATCTCTATGTGACCGGCAGTTCCGTGTTCCCGACCTCGGGCATCGCCAACCCGACCCTGACCCTTCTGGCCCTGACCCTGCGCCTGGCCGACCACCTGAAGCTCGAAATGGGAGCCACCCGATGA
- a CDS encoding M56 family metallopeptidase produces MADDILALLLRANLAIAAAILLVLILGRPVRAMFGARAAYGLWLVVPLATLAVLVPARTVTVRLPAASPPTAAAVAVTMPPADATSIAAPQTKAQDSGQGLPLQEGLVLTWGLIALLAIGLQAERQRRFLKSLGRLRGADGLFHAEHAGVGPAVIGALSPRVVVPADFARRFNPEEQALILAHERTHLSMGDAQINALTTAIQCLFWFNPLVHFAAQRLRIDQEIACDAAVLTRFPVARRTYGEAMLKTQLAPQAPPLGCHWPASANLQLKERFLMLNQHRVGQVRRRLGAASVAALALSASVGAWAAQPVRAVPETPEQAARAIARHLGQPLFAAVREGDVEGVRALLAAGANPDALIEGDGTPLIEAARQGRIDIVEILLAKGANPDLAARGDGNPLIMAAGRGRLDIVKLLVTRGANVESFVPGDETPLINAAQSGSLETVRYLVERGADVNRSVTANPGETRSALSQAIKRNHLAVIQYLKAKGARA; encoded by the coding sequence ATGGCCGATGACATTCTCGCCCTGCTGTTGCGGGCCAACCTGGCCATCGCCGCCGCCATACTGCTGGTACTGATCCTGGGCCGTCCGGTGCGGGCGATGTTTGGAGCCCGTGCCGCCTATGGCCTGTGGCTCGTCGTGCCCCTGGCCACCCTGGCGGTCCTCGTGCCGGCCCGGACCGTCACGGTGCGCCTGCCAGCAGCTTCACCGCCGACCGCAGCGGCGGTCGCCGTCACGATGCCGCCTGCCGATGCAACCTCGATCGCAGCCCCGCAGACCAAGGCCCAGGACTCCGGCCAGGGGCTCCCCCTGCAAGAGGGTCTCGTCCTCACCTGGGGCCTGATCGCCCTGCTGGCCATCGGCCTCCAGGCCGAGCGCCAGCGCCGTTTTCTCAAGTCCCTGGGCCGACTGCGCGGCGCGGACGGCCTGTTCCATGCCGAACATGCCGGGGTCGGGCCGGCCGTGATCGGTGCCCTGTCGCCTCGCGTGGTTGTGCCTGCGGATTTCGCACGGCGCTTCAATCCAGAAGAACAGGCTCTGATCCTGGCCCATGAGCGGACCCACCTGTCGATGGGCGATGCCCAGATCAATGCCCTGACCACCGCGATCCAGTGCCTGTTCTGGTTCAATCCCCTGGTCCATTTCGCGGCCCAGCGCCTGCGCATCGACCAGGAGATCGCCTGCGATGCCGCTGTCCTGACCCGTTTTCCGGTCGCCCGCCGCACCTATGGCGAGGCGATGCTGAAGACCCAGCTGGCCCCGCAGGCCCCGCCGCTCGGCTGCCATTGGCCGGCCTCCGCCAACCTCCAACTCAAGGAAAGATTTCTCATGCTCAATCAACATCGCGTGGGCCAGGTCCGCCGACGCCTTGGTGCCGCCTCGGTCGCCGCACTGGCCCTGAGCGCCAGTGTCGGGGCCTGGGCCGCCCAGCCCGTCCGTGCCGTGCCCGAAACGCCGGAGCAGGCCGCCCGCGCCATCGCCCGTCACCTGGGCCAGCCGCTCTTCGCCGCCGTTCGTGAAGGCGATGTAGAAGGCGTGCGCGCCCTGCTGGCCGCCGGTGCCAATCCCGACGCCCTGATTGAAGGCGACGGCACGCCCCTGATCGAGGCCGCCCGCCAGGGACGCATCGACATCGTCGAGATCCTGCTGGCCAAGGGTGCCAATCCCGACCTCGCTGCCCGCGGCGACGGCAACCCGCTGATCATGGCCGCCGGTCGTGGACGTCTAGACATCGTCAAGCTCCTGGTGACCCGCGGCGCGAACGTGGAGTCCTTTGTCCCCGGCGACGAGACCCCGCTGATCAACGCCGCCCAGTCGGGCAGCCTCGAGACCGTGCGCTATCTCGTCGAGCGCGGTGCCGATGTGAACCGGTCGGTCACCGCCAATCCCGGCGAAACCCGGTCTGCACTCAGCCAGGCCATCAAGCGCAACCACCTCGCCGTCATTCAGTACCTCAAGGCCAAGGGCGCCCGCGCCTAG
- a CDS encoding CarD family transcriptional regulator: MSKSGLEFSVGDHVVYPAHGVGSIQGVETQEVAGMSLEVYIITFDHEKMTLRVPTKKAKTAGLRPLAEGNVVSQALTTLKGRARVKRTMWSRRAQEYEAKINSGDLISIAEVVRDLHRAENQPEQSYSERQLYESALDRMAREVAAIERIDREAAIGILTKSLVKAAAAA, encoded by the coding sequence ATGAGCAAGAGCGGTCTGGAATTCTCGGTTGGCGATCACGTCGTCTATCCCGCGCATGGCGTGGGCAGCATCCAGGGTGTTGAGACCCAGGAAGTGGCCGGGATGTCGCTCGAAGTCTACATCATCACCTTCGACCACGAGAAAATGACCCTCCGCGTCCCGACCAAGAAGGCCAAGACCGCCGGTCTGCGCCCCCTGGCCGAAGGCAATGTGGTCTCCCAGGCCCTGACCACGCTCAAGGGCCGGGCCCGCGTCAAGCGCACCATGTGGTCGCGCCGCGCCCAGGAATACGAAGCCAAGATCAATTCGGGCGACCTGATCTCGATCGCCGAGGTCGTCCGCGACCTGCACCGCGCCGAGAATCAGCCGGAACAGTCCTATTCGGAGCGCCAGCTGTATGAGTCGGCCCTGGACCGCATGGCCCGTGAAGTTGCCGCCATCGAGCGCATCGATCGCGAAGCCGCCATCGGCATCCTGACCAAGTCGCTGGTCAAGGCCGCCGCAGCCGCTTAA
- a CDS encoding helix-turn-helix domain-containing protein, whose product MSMPAFLRDRAEAAAPVAQMIPTDEVFSAIGVSMSFSAGEEIYAQDDESDMVYQVQRGAVRASRLLGDGRRQIAGFYYAGDLFGLEAGPTHRASAEALCDSKILVTKRSSLKHYGEAGERLERLIWRATGQELGRAQDHMMLLARKSAYERVAGFLADVAKRQGSAWNELAMSRQDIADHLGLTIETVSRMVTQLQADGLVALEGCRRFRVAAPVRLADLVAA is encoded by the coding sequence ATGTCCATGCCAGCATTCTTGCGAGACCGCGCAGAGGCCGCCGCGCCAGTGGCCCAGATGATCCCGACGGACGAAGTGTTCTCGGCCATCGGTGTCAGCATGAGCTTCTCGGCCGGCGAGGAAATCTACGCCCAGGACGACGAAAGCGACATGGTCTACCAGGTCCAGCGCGGTGCCGTCCGGGCCTCGCGCCTGCTGGGTGACGGTCGCCGCCAGATCGCGGGCTTCTACTATGCCGGTGACCTGTTTGGCCTGGAAGCGGGCCCAACCCATCGCGCCTCGGCCGAAGCCCTGTGCGACAGCAAGATCCTGGTCACCAAGCGCTCGTCCCTTAAGCACTATGGCGAGGCGGGCGAGCGTCTCGAACGCCTGATCTGGCGCGCCACCGGCCAGGAACTGGGTCGCGCCCAGGACCACATGATGCTGCTGGCCCGCAAGAGCGCCTATGAGCGGGTGGCAGGCTTCCTGGCCGACGTGGCCAAGCGTCAGGGCTCGGCCTGGAACGAACTGGCCATGAGCCGGCAGGATATTGCCGATCACCTGGGCCTGACGATCGAGACCGTGTCGCGCATGGTCACCCAGCTTCAGGCCGACGGCCTCGTCGCCCTCGAAGGGTGCCGACGGTTCCGGGTCGCCGCGCCGGTGCGTCTGGCCGACCTGGTCGCGGCCTGA
- a CDS encoding PAS domain S-box protein, whose amino-acid sequence MASGSGLQQDQIKSYGLTLAIFGLAVAVRWLAAPWLGNHAAFLPFIAPVVAAAAFGCVGAGLAATGLGLLTGLAFLGKTPQASDPTLVLVQALFFLLAALGVTLVGARVGRLRRGTVSSQGREALRERQAEVVASELSLLIDGATEYAISMLDPEGRVLIWNAGGQRLMGWSEAEVIGQSVSIFYPQDARQAGKPQADLARVQAEGKVEEDGWFLRKDGSEFLAHVSLTALHDRDGVLRGFGKVLRDVTDQRASERALDAGAEHLRSILSTVPDAMIVIDDRGKILSFSAAAERLFGFQEAEMVGENVRCLMPSPDQERHDGYIERYLSTGERKVIGKGRIVVGRRKDGSTFPMELWVGEATSHGPRVFTGFVRDLTERQRTQARLEELQAELIHIARVSGMGTMASTLAHELNQPITAVANYVEAVRDLLLEPDPDDLPMIREALGDAAGEAMRAGNIVRRLRAFVARGEVEKTVEDLPAVIHEAAALGLMGARDQGLDPVFALDPAATPVLIDRVQIQQVVINLARNAVEAMAGTDQPRLWLSTQDQGDDLVRVTIADNGPGVSPAIASQLFTAFVSTKVEGMGLGLSICRTIVEANGGRIWHEPRPGGGSQFHFTLVKVEKEAFHDS is encoded by the coding sequence ATGGCCTCCGGTTCGGGGCTGCAGCAGGACCAGATCAAGAGTTACGGCCTGACGCTGGCGATTTTCGGCTTGGCGGTGGCGGTCCGTTGGCTGGCGGCCCCGTGGCTGGGAAACCATGCGGCCTTTCTGCCCTTCATCGCGCCGGTCGTGGCTGCAGCGGCGTTTGGCTGCGTCGGCGCGGGCCTGGCCGCTACAGGACTCGGTCTGCTGACGGGCCTGGCCTTTTTGGGCAAGACCCCGCAGGCCTCTGACCCGACCCTGGTCCTGGTTCAGGCCCTGTTCTTCCTGTTGGCAGCCTTGGGCGTGACCCTGGTGGGCGCGCGGGTGGGGCGGCTGCGGCGCGGAACCGTGTCCAGCCAGGGCCGTGAAGCCCTCCGCGAGCGGCAGGCCGAAGTCGTGGCCAGCGAGCTGAGCCTGCTGATCGATGGGGCCACCGAATACGCCATTTCGATGCTCGACCCGGAGGGGCGCGTGCTGATCTGGAATGCGGGCGGTCAGAGACTGATGGGCTGGAGCGAGGCTGAGGTCATCGGTCAGTCCGTCTCGATCTTTTATCCCCAGGACGCCCGTCAGGCCGGCAAGCCGCAGGCCGATCTCGCCCGGGTGCAGGCCGAGGGCAAGGTCGAGGAAGACGGCTGGTTCCTGCGCAAGGACGGGTCGGAGTTCCTGGCCCACGTCTCCCTGACCGCGTTGCATGACCGGGACGGCGTCTTGCGGGGCTTCGGCAAGGTGCTTCGCGACGTCACCGATCAAAGGGCGAGCGAGCGTGCCCTTGACGCCGGAGCCGAGCATCTGAGGTCGATCCTCTCGACAGTCCCCGACGCCATGATCGTCATCGACGACCGTGGCAAGATCCTGTCGTTCAGCGCGGCCGCCGAGCGGTTGTTCGGCTTTCAGGAAGCCGAGATGGTCGGCGAGAACGTGCGCTGCCTGATGCCGTCGCCGGACCAGGAGCGTCACGACGGCTATATCGAGCGCTACCTGTCCACGGGCGAGCGCAAGGTGATCGGCAAGGGACGCATCGTCGTGGGCCGGCGCAAGGACGGCTCCACCTTTCCTATGGAGCTGTGGGTTGGGGAGGCAACGAGCCATGGACCCAGGGTCTTCACCGGCTTTGTCCGCGACCTGACCGAGCGCCAGCGGACCCAGGCCCGGCTTGAGGAACTGCAGGCCGAACTGATCCATATCGCCCGGGTCAGCGGCATGGGAACCATGGCCTCGACCCTGGCCCATGAGCTCAACCAGCCGATCACCGCGGTCGCCAACTATGTCGAGGCCGTCCGCGATCTCCTTCTGGAGCCAGATCCCGACGACCTGCCGATGATCCGTGAGGCCCTGGGCGACGCGGCCGGTGAGGCGATGCGGGCCGGCAATATTGTCCGGCGCCTGCGGGCCTTCGTCGCCCGGGGTGAGGTCGAGAAAACCGTTGAGGATCTTCCGGCCGTGATCCACGAGGCCGCTGCGCTGGGGCTGATGGGGGCCCGGGATCAGGGCCTGGATCCGGTGTTCGCCCTTGACCCTGCCGCGACGCCGGTTCTGATCGACCGGGTTCAGATTCAGCAGGTGGTGATCAATCTGGCCCGCAATGCAGTCGAGGCCATGGCCGGAACCGACCAGCCCCGCCTGTGGCTGAGCACCCAGGATCAGGGTGACGACCTGGTGAGGGTCACGATTGCCGATAACGGCCCGGGAGTCTCGCCGGCCATTGCCAGCCAGCTGTTTACGGCCTTTGTCAGTACCAAGGTCGAGGGCATGGGGCTGGGTCTGTCGATCTGCCGCACGATCGTCGAAGCCAATGGCGGCCGAATCTGGCACGAGCCGCGTCCAGGCGGCGGCTCGCAGTTTCACTTCACCCTGGTCAAGGTCGAGAAGGAGGCCTTTCATGACTCCTAG
- a CDS encoding c-type cytochrome — MNLILKAAKVRGASLAAGLLLALSGPAALAQPAAATLPISGGQGLAQRHCGGCHAVGAGKSPLADAPPFASLYLRYPRGGLDQILTEGMLTPRRMPEEGTPERHPRMPMVALDDDQVAQLKAYLQSLDPRTAGHAR; from the coding sequence ATGAACCTGATCCTGAAGGCTGCCAAGGTCAGAGGAGCCAGTCTGGCTGCGGGCTTGTTGCTGGCTTTGTCGGGTCCTGCGGCCCTTGCCCAGCCTGCCGCCGCCACGCTCCCGATATCCGGCGGCCAGGGCCTTGCCCAGCGTCACTGCGGTGGTTGCCATGCCGTAGGCGCAGGGAAAAGCCCTCTGGCGGACGCCCCGCCCTTTGCCAGTCTTTACCTGCGCTATCCGCGCGGCGGTCTCGACCAGATCCTGACCGAGGGCATGCTGACGCCCCGTCGCATGCCCGAAGAGGGCACGCCGGAACGCCATCCGCGGATGCCGATGGTGGCCCTGGACGACGATCAGGTCGCCCAGCTGAAGGCCTATCTGCAGAGCCTTGACCCGCGAACCGCCGGCCATGCCAGGTGA
- a CDS encoding BlaI/MecI/CopY family transcriptional regulator yields the protein MRISTAESQVMKALWAKSPLSAEDIIAALPADQDWADATVKTLLNRLLKKDAIAAERDGRRFLYRPLVAQGDYVHSESQGLLDRLFDGRLAPLVAHFSQREKLSDQDIADLRRLLEGLDDGR from the coding sequence ATGCGGATCAGCACGGCAGAAAGTCAGGTCATGAAGGCGCTGTGGGCGAAGAGCCCGCTCAGCGCCGAGGATATTATCGCCGCCCTGCCGGCAGACCAGGACTGGGCCGACGCCACGGTGAAGACCCTGCTCAACCGACTGCTGAAGAAGGACGCGATCGCCGCTGAACGCGACGGCCGCCGCTTCCTCTACCGCCCCCTGGTCGCCCAGGGCGACTATGTGCATTCCGAGAGCCAGGGCCTGCTGGATCGCCTGTTCGATGGCCGCCTGGCTCCGCTGGTCGCCCATTTCTCGCAGCGCGAGAAGCTCAGCGACCAGGACATTGCTGACCTTCGCCGCCTGCTGGAGGGCCTCGACGATGGCCGATGA